Genomic window (Verrucomicrobiota bacterium):
TCAGTCCGCTTGGGCTTAACCGTGCGCAAATGCTTCTGCGGTAACCCGCACTACGGGCGGCGGATCTTTAGGTGGCCTCCCCCGTTTAATCGGTTGCATAAACGGGGCTCAACCGGGCGACGTCGCCCGCCCGCGTCGGTTCGCTTTGGCCCGCGCACGGGCCCAGGCCCCTTGAGCACGGCCGCCCGCCGGCAGCGTCTTGGCCGGGTCCCCCGCCTCGAAGGGGCGCGCTCGGCGTGGCCGGTGGTGAACACCAGCCGCGGGGCCTGGGGCAGCAGGTCCAACTGCGTGGCCAGCGACAGGCCGTCTTGGCCCGGCAGGCGGATGTCCAGGAACACCGCGTCGGGGCGCCGCTCGGCGCACAGGGCCAGAGCCGCGGCCGCCTCGGTGGCGGTGCCGACGACCTCCACCTGGCAGGCGTCGTCCAACAGCGTGGCCAGGTACTGGGCCGCCAACGGTTCGTCCTCCACGATGAGGGCACGGATGCGGATCCACATGACAACAAGCGTAAAGGCAGGGTTAGCCTACTGAGTAACCCTTGGTTCTCGAGCCCCCGTGAGTGGCGCGGTTTGCGCCGCGCCCTCCGGCCGGGTCTGCAGCGGTAGGCGCATCGTCACCGTGGTGCCCTGCTTCAGGGCGCTGCGCACCTCCAGCCGGAAGCAATCTCCAAAGAGGCCCTGCAGCCGCCGGCGCAACAGGCTCAGCGCGTGCGCCTGCGGGCGCGGCCCGAAGAAAACGCGCTCGACCTCGGCCGGAGCCATCCCCCGGCCGTCGTCGCCAACGCTCAGCTCGAGGAACGCGCCGGCTCGACGCGCCGCAAGGCGCAGGCAGCCGGCGTGCGGGCAGGGGTGCAAGCCGTGTTGCACGGCGTTCTCGACCAGGGGTTGCAGGGAGAAGGGTGGCACCAGGAACTGGTCGATCCCGGGGTCGATGCGTTCCTCGATTCGAAGCGCTGCACGAGCCCCCCGGCCAAGCCGCCGGCGAGCATGGCCACACCGATGGTGCCCAGCGGCAAGCCGTCGTGCCAGACGGCCAGCCACGTCACAAAGGCCCCGATCGCCAGGCCCACCCAAGGGGCCGGCCACCAGCCCGGCGGCACACACCGCGACGATGCGCTCGTTTAGCCAACCCGTGTGCCAATCGGCGAGCTCCTCGACGGAGCCGAGCACGGCGAAGATGAGCAACGCGGTGCCGCGGTCGCGCCCGGCGAGTAACGAGCGTTGCGGCCGCCCGCGGGGCGGCGGCACCAGCGCGAGCACGAAAGCGCTGGTGACCAACACGCAGACTTTGTCGAGGATGTTCTCCATGGAAAAAGCGTTTCCTTTCTAGTTGGTCCCGCACCGGGGCGGGCTGACGGAAAA
Coding sequences:
- a CDS encoding response regulator, whose protein sequence is MWIRIRALIVEDEPLAAQYLATLLDDACQVEVVGTATEAAAALALCAERRPDAVFLDIRLPGQDGLSLATQLDLLPQAPRLVFTTGHAERAPSRRGTRPRRCRRAAVLKGPGPVRGPKRTDAGGRRRPVEPRLCNRLNGGGHLKIRRP